The sequence CGCACCCCATTGCACCATCGCCCCGATCCACATCGCGATCTTCATCACGATCGGCCCCGCCGCCGCCCCCGCCACCGGCCAGACCGCCGACAACGCCATCTTCAAATACCCCGCCCAAAGCAGCACCCCCGCCGCCGGAAGCATCAAGACCGACATCACCAAACCCATCGGCACGATCACCCCGAAGTGATACGCCACCAGCGGCAGCGACATGCACCAGGCCACGATCGTCACCGCCGCGTAATCCGTCCCGTACTTGCGCAGCATCCATCCCCGATCGCCCAGCTTCTCCTGTAGCCCCGGCGCCCGAAGCCATCGCCCGACGCCCGGCGTGAGCACGATCAATCCCGCCACCACCGCGAAACTCAACTCGAATCCCGCCGAAAACAGATCGCCCGGCCGCCACATGAGCAGTCCCAATCCCGCCAGCGCCATCGTCGACACCGCCGACACCCGCCGCCCCCGCGTCAGCGCCCAACATGCAATCGCCGTCATTACCGCCGCCCGAAGCAACGGCACCTTCGGCGGAACCGCCACCACATACAGCCCGATCACCGCCAGCGCCCCGATCGCCGCGACGTGCGGTCGCCACGTCACAAACGCCAGCAAGCCCCACACGCCCGCCACCAGAATCGCCAGATGCAATCCGCTGATCGCAAGCAGATGCGCCAGCCCCGTGTTGCGAAACGCCTGATCCAGTTCGCCCAGTTCGTTCCGACGATCGCCCAGCAGCATCGTGTGCAGCATCGCCAGCGTCGCCCGCCGCTGCGGCGTCGACGCCTCGATCCCCGCATCGAGCGATCGTCCCGCGCCGCGCATCAGTTGTTCGCGCATCAGCGTGAGCCAGCTCGCCGAGGCGCAGACAATCTGGCAGTTGCCGCGCGTTTTGAGCGCGAGGCGCGCGACGATGCCCTGATCGTGCAGCATCGCCGCACTGTCGCGCTCGCCGGGGTTGGAGGGCGTGCGCAGCGGGGCGAGCCAGCCGGTGCAACGCACGCGATCCCCCGTGTGCACCCGCCCGTCATACGAAGGCGAGTCCACCAGCACCGCCGCCCGCACCGCATGCAGCGCGATCCCGTCGTCCATCCGATCGACGCGCACCACGAACTTCGTGCTCGGTCCCCGATAGTCGAACCCGCCGAGTAACCCCGCCGCCTCCGTCCGCCGATACACTTCGCCTTCAACAACCCCTTCGATGCACGCCAGCCGACTCGCGCCGTCAACCTTCAGCCCCGCCTCCATCGTGGTGGAGATCGTCCACCATGCCGCCGCCGTGCAGACAAGCGACATCGCCGCCGGCGCCCATGCCCCCCGCAGGTGTCGCCGCATCAGGACGAATGCGAGCAACAGCATCGCCGCCGCCGCCGTGATCAGCCACGCGCTCCCGCCGCGGCCGTCCAGTTGATGACCGAGGATCAAGCCCCCGACCCAGCACCCCGCCGCCCACACCAGCGGGCTGCCTTTCCATTCATCATGATGCACAATTTCCGGTTCGCTCACGGCACACACCCCGCGCCCATGTTACCCCTTGAGCGGTTTCCATCAATGTGTCGCGGTGCACGACGAGCATCGCGTCAACTCCAATGATGCCATGTGCAAGTTTTTTCCATCGTCGGTTGGAAGCGGAAAAGGCAAAATGGGCCACGAAGACGCGAAGGCGCGAAGGAAGACGCCATGGAGCAGGAGTCTGTCCATTCCACCCCTCCCATTTTCCTCGCCCTTCTTCGCGTCTTCGCGCCTTCGTGGCCCACACAGTCTTGAAAACTCATCCCAAGCACGCAACCAACTTGCACATCGCGTCAATGCTTGACCTCTCCCCTACGGTCGCGAGTCATTGAGGACGCTCATGGCATTGTGAAACCGATCTAAAGCCCGGCGACCGCCGTCGCCCGGTTTGACCTTCTCGGACCTGCACCTTCCGATAATCCTGCACCCCACAAAAACCCCGTTCTACGCGAAAAACACCGTGAATCAACCGTAAAACCCGTGTGGAAAAAATGTTGGCAGGGCTCTTGACGGAAGGATACTTTTAGGGTAACATCATCCGTACAAAATAGTGATCAAAGATTGCAGACGCGGCCGTGGATTGGTCGAACCATAGAGCAGACACAGGTACCCGACCACAACATCCTGTGCACTGTTAGATGGAACACCCAATACTGGAGGCCTACGCATGGCGATGCCCCTCATGATGCTCGGACCCGGCGGACAGTATGTTTCCCGTTACGAGCCCCGCGGTCGCAAAATGTTCAAAACTGTCGCCGGCACGCAGGGCCAGCCCGACTCGCCCGACACCGAATCCGGCTCCTCCTACGCCGGTTACGCCCGATATCCGCGCGGCTCGGCCGCGGGGGCGGACGTTGAAGAAGGGGCGACCGTTCAAGTCGCCGCCCCGGCGGACACGTTCGAGCATGGCGAAGCGCCCATGACCGACCGTCGGTGGGTCAAGGCCGGTTCGCTGGCCGCCGCCGTGCAGGCCATCGACGCCTGGCTCGCCCAGCAGCGTTTCGCCCTCGATCTGGCGTCCGATCAACTGGCCGGCCTGCGTCCGCCCAAGCTCGATCCCCGCCGCCTCCTGCATATTGACGAAGGTCACGCGATGCTGCGCCGCCTGATGGGCGACTACCTCGCCGCCGACCTCTACCTTTCCACGGAGCACGACCATGTCTCTGAAGCTGACCCCGAAGCAGAAGAAGATTCTTTTGCTTATCCGCGACGGGCAACTGACCCGCGGCTATTCCCCGACCTTGCAGGAGCTCGCCGACGAGTTGAACGTCAGCAAGGTGACGATCTTCGAGCACGTGGGAGCGCTCGAAAAGAAAGGCGCCCTGATCCGCGATCCAAACAAGGCTCGCTCTTTGGAGCTGTCGGATAACGCCGTCCTCCCCGATGAGTCCCGCCCCACGCGCCTGCCCCTCGTGGGCACCATCGCCGCCGGCCTGCCCATCGAGGCCATCGAAGACCGACGCACCCTCGACCTGGAGGAACTCTTCGGCGAACCCCGCTCCGGACGCACCGGCGACACCTTCGTCCTGGAAGTCCGCGGCGACTCCATGATCGATGAGCACATCCGCGAAGGCGACTACGTCATCTGCCGCCGCACCAACCAGGCCCACAACGGCGACACCGTCGTCGCCCTCCTCGAAGACGGCGAAGCCACCCTCAAAAAGTTCTACCGCGAAAAAGGCCGCGTCCGACTCCAGCCCGCCAACGAAAAATACGAACCCATCATCGTCCCCGACTGCCAAATCCAAGGCATCGTCATCGGCGTCGTCCGCGCCTACGGCTGATCCAAATGCGGAGCGGGTGGGGAGTACGGACTGAAGCCAACGCCACCCCCTCTCCCCCCGGGAGAGGGCCGGGGTGAGGGTGGCCCCGAGGGGTCAAACGGCGCGTTCGCGCGCCACCACTGAAAATAAAATCGTTTCTCATGCTCGTGACGCGATGGGGATGCGATCAGAAAACGTGGACCATCGAGCCGTCGTGCAGTGTGGTTGTATGTCGATCGGCGACGGTTCGGCCGAGCATGCGGCGATCGATGGGGCGCAGGCGGCGAATCGCGCGATGATCGGGTCGCGTGTTGACGATTTGTGCGGGCGCGCCTTCGCCTTGCCACGATTTGAAAAATTGCTCGAACGCGAGCGGACGGAATGGCCGGCGGATGTGAATGGGGTCGAAGCCGAACCATGCGGGGTCGGGGCGGATGATCCGGACATCGGGACCCGCCGCCCGCTGGTGCAGTCCGTCGCTGATCGCATGCACGCGCTCGATCATCTGTGACTGCGTGACCCGATGGCGCGGATAGAGCAGCGCCCGGAGCATTTTGAAGCGCCATCGCGGCAGGCGCTCCAGTCCGCCGACCGGCAGATCGGTGATCACCACCTGCGCCCCGGCCGACGCGAGTCGATCAAGGCACTGGTCCACCCAACTGAGAATCGTTGCCGGGTCGAACCCGTATCCGATGTCGTTGCCGATATCGGTGAGCAGGGCGTACGTGGGCCCGGGCGC is a genomic window of Planctomycetota bacterium containing:
- the lexA gene encoding transcriptional repressor LexA, yielding MSLKLTPKQKKILLLIRDGQLTRGYSPTLQELADELNVSKVTIFEHVGALEKKGALIRDPNKARSLELSDNAVLPDESRPTRLPLVGTIAAGLPIEAIEDRRTLDLEELFGEPRSGRTGDTFVLEVRGDSMIDEHIREGDYVICRRTNQAHNGDTVVALLEDGEATLKKFYREKGRVRLQPANEKYEPIIVPDCQIQGIVIGVVRAYG
- a CDS encoding DUF4131 domain-containing protein; translation: MCAVSEPEIVHHDEWKGSPLVWAAGCWVGGLILGHQLDGRGGSAWLITAAAAMLLLAFVLMRRHLRGAWAPAAMSLVCTAAAWWTISTTMEAGLKVDGASRLACIEGVVEGEVYRRTEAAGLLGGFDYRGPSTKFVVRVDRMDDGIALHAVRAAVLVDSPSYDGRVHTGDRVRCTGWLAPLRTPSNPGERDSAAMLHDQGIVARLALKTRGNCQIVCASASWLTLMREQLMRGAGRSLDAGIEASTPQRRATLAMLHTMLLGDRRNELGELDQAFRNTGLAHLLAISGLHLAILVAGVWGLLAFVTWRPHVAAIGALAVIGLYVVAVPPKVPLLRAAVMTAIACWALTRGRRVSAVSTMALAGLGLLMWRPGDLFSAGFELSFAVVAGLIVLTPGVGRWLRAPGLQEKLGDRGWMLRKYGTDYAAVTIVAWCMSLPLVAYHFGVIVPMGLVMSVLMLPAAGVLLWAGYLKMALSAVWPVAGAAAGPIVMKIAMWIGAMVQWGAEAPGGVMRVPGPTVLWAIAAMGVMIAMLSGMFAGRRWALAASVMICAVWLVGPGAMSTLRANDAQASLKVNMFAVGDGSCYLLRSGSENWMFDCGSSNYYDITTVTIGPALRALGVHHVDTLFISHPDTDHFSGALELVEQFGVRRVVTTQTFIDSGEHHVYAAAAAAMNWLKAHHVPIESAAAGWREPFGEAEVQLMWPPAGMTFERDNDSSLVLSVRAAGRRVLFCGDVQQVAMAMMIKRNVDVKADVLELPHHGSMTPESPAWFERVSPSVVLQSSGPTRVRYDRWGPYLKGIERHITCEHGAVELTIASDGSMHAERFRQTPVEPAAAADVE